The following proteins come from a genomic window of Macaca fascicularis isolate 582-1 chromosome 8, T2T-MFA8v1.1:
- the CCNE2 gene encoding G1/S-specific cyclin-E2 isoform X1, whose amino-acid sequence MSRRSSRLQAKQQPQPSQTESPQEVQIIQAKKRKTTQDVKKRREEVTKKHQYEIRRSAGRRLSLGGFYVPESYYSCRNCWPPVLSGGISPCIIIETPHKEIGTSDFSRFTNYRFKNLFINPSPLPDLSWGCSKEVWLNMLKKESRYVHEKHLEVLHSDLEPQMRSILLDWLLEVCEVYTLHRETFYLAQDFFDRFMLTQKDINKNMLQLIGITSLFIASKLEEIYAPKLQEFAYVTDGACSEEDILRMELIILKALKWELCPVTIISWLNLFLQVDALKDAPKVLLPQYSQETFIQIAQLLDLCILAIDSLEFQYRILTAAALCHFTSIEVVKKASGLEWDSISECVDWMVPFVNVVKSTSPVKLKTFKKIPMEDRHNIQTHTNYLAMLEEVNYINTFRKGGQLSPVCNGGIMTPPKSTEKPPGKH is encoded by the exons ATGTCAAGACGAAG TAGCCGTTTACAAGCTAAgcagcagccccagcccagccagaCGGAGTCACCCCAAGAAGTCCAGATAATCCAGGCCAAGAAGAGGAAAACAACCCAG gatgtcaaaaaaagaagagaggaggtCACCAAGAAACATCAGTATGAAATTAGG AGGTCAGCAGGAAGGCGCTTATCTTTGGGTGGTTTCTATGTGCCCGAATCCTACTACAGCTGCAGA aATTGTTGGCCACCTGTATTATCTGGGGGGATCAGTCCTTGCATTATCATTGAAACACCTCACAAAGAAATAGGAACAAGTGATTTCTCCAGATTTACaaattacagatttaaaaatctttttattaatCCTTCACCTCTGCCTGATTTAAG CTGGGGATGTTCAAAAGAAGTCTGGCTAAACATGTTAAAAAAGGAGAGCAGATATGTTCATGAAAAACATCTTGAAGTTCTGCATTCTGACTTGGAACCACAGATGAGGTCCATACTTCTAGACTGGCTTTTAGAG GTATGTGAAGTATACACACTTCATAGGGAAACATTTTATCTTGCACAAGACTTTTTTGATAGATTTATGTTGACACAAaaggatataaataaaaatatgcttcaACTCATTGGAATTACCTCATTATTCATTGCTTCCAAACTTGAG GAAATCTACGCTCCTAAACTCCAAGAGTTTGCTTACGTCACTGATGGTGCTTGCAGTGAAGAGGATATCTTAAGGATGGAACTCATTATATTAAAg GCTTTAAAATGGGAACTTTGTCCTGTAACAATCATCTCCTGGCTAAATCTCTTTCTCCAAGTTGATGCTCTTAAAGATGCTCCTAAAGTTCTTCTACCTCAGTATTCTCAGGAAACATTCATTCAAATAGCTCAG CTTTTAGATCTGTGTATTCTAGCCATTGATTCATTAGAGTTCCAGTACAGAATACTGACTGCTGCTGCCCTGTGCCATTTTACCTCCATTGAAGTGGTTAAGAAAGCCTCAG GTTTGGAGTGGGACAGTATTTCAGAATGTGTAGATTGGATGGTACCTTTTGTCAATGTAGTAAAAAGTACTAGTCCAGTGAAGCTGAAGACTTTTAAGAAGATTCCTATGGAAGACAGACATAATATCCAGACACATACAAATTATTTGGCTATGCTG GAAGAAGTAAATTACATAAACACCTTCAGAAAAGGGGGACAGTTGTCACCAGTGTGCAATGGAGGCATCATGACACCACCGAAGAGCACCGAAAAACCACCAGGAAAACACTAA
- the CCNE2 gene encoding G1/S-specific cyclin-E2 isoform X2 produces MSRRSRLQAKQQPQPSQTESPQEVQIIQAKKRKTTQDVKKRREEVTKKHQYEIRRSAGRRLSLGGFYVPESYYSCRNCWPPVLSGGISPCIIIETPHKEIGTSDFSRFTNYRFKNLFINPSPLPDLSWGCSKEVWLNMLKKESRYVHEKHLEVLHSDLEPQMRSILLDWLLEVCEVYTLHRETFYLAQDFFDRFMLTQKDINKNMLQLIGITSLFIASKLEEIYAPKLQEFAYVTDGACSEEDILRMELIILKALKWELCPVTIISWLNLFLQVDALKDAPKVLLPQYSQETFIQIAQLLDLCILAIDSLEFQYRILTAAALCHFTSIEVVKKASGLEWDSISECVDWMVPFVNVVKSTSPVKLKTFKKIPMEDRHNIQTHTNYLAMLEEVNYINTFRKGGQLSPVCNGGIMTPPKSTEKPPGKH; encoded by the exons ATGTCAAGACGAAG CCGTTTACAAGCTAAgcagcagccccagcccagccagaCGGAGTCACCCCAAGAAGTCCAGATAATCCAGGCCAAGAAGAGGAAAACAACCCAG gatgtcaaaaaaagaagagaggaggtCACCAAGAAACATCAGTATGAAATTAGG AGGTCAGCAGGAAGGCGCTTATCTTTGGGTGGTTTCTATGTGCCCGAATCCTACTACAGCTGCAGA aATTGTTGGCCACCTGTATTATCTGGGGGGATCAGTCCTTGCATTATCATTGAAACACCTCACAAAGAAATAGGAACAAGTGATTTCTCCAGATTTACaaattacagatttaaaaatctttttattaatCCTTCACCTCTGCCTGATTTAAG CTGGGGATGTTCAAAAGAAGTCTGGCTAAACATGTTAAAAAAGGAGAGCAGATATGTTCATGAAAAACATCTTGAAGTTCTGCATTCTGACTTGGAACCACAGATGAGGTCCATACTTCTAGACTGGCTTTTAGAG GTATGTGAAGTATACACACTTCATAGGGAAACATTTTATCTTGCACAAGACTTTTTTGATAGATTTATGTTGACACAAaaggatataaataaaaatatgcttcaACTCATTGGAATTACCTCATTATTCATTGCTTCCAAACTTGAG GAAATCTACGCTCCTAAACTCCAAGAGTTTGCTTACGTCACTGATGGTGCTTGCAGTGAAGAGGATATCTTAAGGATGGAACTCATTATATTAAAg GCTTTAAAATGGGAACTTTGTCCTGTAACAATCATCTCCTGGCTAAATCTCTTTCTCCAAGTTGATGCTCTTAAAGATGCTCCTAAAGTTCTTCTACCTCAGTATTCTCAGGAAACATTCATTCAAATAGCTCAG CTTTTAGATCTGTGTATTCTAGCCATTGATTCATTAGAGTTCCAGTACAGAATACTGACTGCTGCTGCCCTGTGCCATTTTACCTCCATTGAAGTGGTTAAGAAAGCCTCAG GTTTGGAGTGGGACAGTATTTCAGAATGTGTAGATTGGATGGTACCTTTTGTCAATGTAGTAAAAAGTACTAGTCCAGTGAAGCTGAAGACTTTTAAGAAGATTCCTATGGAAGACAGACATAATATCCAGACACATACAAATTATTTGGCTATGCTG GAAGAAGTAAATTACATAAACACCTTCAGAAAAGGGGGACAGTTGTCACCAGTGTGCAATGGAGGCATCATGACACCACCGAAGAGCACCGAAAAACCACCAGGAAAACACTAA
- the CCNE2 gene encoding G1/S-specific cyclin-E2 isoform X3 — MSRRSSRLQAKQQPQPSQTESPQEVQIIQAKKRKTTQDVKKRREEVTKKHQYEIRNCWPPVLSGGISPCIIIETPHKEIGTSDFSRFTNYRFKNLFINPSPLPDLSWGCSKEVWLNMLKKESRYVHEKHLEVLHSDLEPQMRSILLDWLLEVCEVYTLHRETFYLAQDFFDRFMLTQKDINKNMLQLIGITSLFIASKLEEIYAPKLQEFAYVTDGACSEEDILRMELIILKALKWELCPVTIISWLNLFLQVDALKDAPKVLLPQYSQETFIQIAQLLDLCILAIDSLEFQYRILTAAALCHFTSIEVVKKASGLEWDSISECVDWMVPFVNVVKSTSPVKLKTFKKIPMEDRHNIQTHTNYLAMLEEVNYINTFRKGGQLSPVCNGGIMTPPKSTEKPPGKH, encoded by the exons ATGTCAAGACGAAG TAGCCGTTTACAAGCTAAgcagcagccccagcccagccagaCGGAGTCACCCCAAGAAGTCCAGATAATCCAGGCCAAGAAGAGGAAAACAACCCAG gatgtcaaaaaaagaagagaggaggtCACCAAGAAACATCAGTATGAAATTAGG aATTGTTGGCCACCTGTATTATCTGGGGGGATCAGTCCTTGCATTATCATTGAAACACCTCACAAAGAAATAGGAACAAGTGATTTCTCCAGATTTACaaattacagatttaaaaatctttttattaatCCTTCACCTCTGCCTGATTTAAG CTGGGGATGTTCAAAAGAAGTCTGGCTAAACATGTTAAAAAAGGAGAGCAGATATGTTCATGAAAAACATCTTGAAGTTCTGCATTCTGACTTGGAACCACAGATGAGGTCCATACTTCTAGACTGGCTTTTAGAG GTATGTGAAGTATACACACTTCATAGGGAAACATTTTATCTTGCACAAGACTTTTTTGATAGATTTATGTTGACACAAaaggatataaataaaaatatgcttcaACTCATTGGAATTACCTCATTATTCATTGCTTCCAAACTTGAG GAAATCTACGCTCCTAAACTCCAAGAGTTTGCTTACGTCACTGATGGTGCTTGCAGTGAAGAGGATATCTTAAGGATGGAACTCATTATATTAAAg GCTTTAAAATGGGAACTTTGTCCTGTAACAATCATCTCCTGGCTAAATCTCTTTCTCCAAGTTGATGCTCTTAAAGATGCTCCTAAAGTTCTTCTACCTCAGTATTCTCAGGAAACATTCATTCAAATAGCTCAG CTTTTAGATCTGTGTATTCTAGCCATTGATTCATTAGAGTTCCAGTACAGAATACTGACTGCTGCTGCCCTGTGCCATTTTACCTCCATTGAAGTGGTTAAGAAAGCCTCAG GTTTGGAGTGGGACAGTATTTCAGAATGTGTAGATTGGATGGTACCTTTTGTCAATGTAGTAAAAAGTACTAGTCCAGTGAAGCTGAAGACTTTTAAGAAGATTCCTATGGAAGACAGACATAATATCCAGACACATACAAATTATTTGGCTATGCTG GAAGAAGTAAATTACATAAACACCTTCAGAAAAGGGGGACAGTTGTCACCAGTGTGCAATGGAGGCATCATGACACCACCGAAGAGCACCGAAAAACCACCAGGAAAACACTAA